In Kitasatospora sp. NA04385, a single genomic region encodes these proteins:
- a CDS encoding MFS transporter has translation MTSTSPAETAAPAHPPLPDDGTGGVLSGPWRALTLGIVSVVLLLAFEATAVNTAMPTAAQQFDGIGLYAFAFSGYFTTTLLAMVVSGQWCDRSGPLAPLFSGIAVFAAGLVTAGTAVNMWMFVAGRAVQGLGGGLVIVALYVVVGRAFPERLRPSVFAAFSAAWVLPSILGPVISGAVTQHVGWRWVFLAVPVLVLLPLAVMGPALRRTEKSQPPLQAGPYDWRRTRDAAMVAVGAALLQYAGQRLDPWAPLPAAAGLALLGPAVLRLLPRGTLRAVRGLPTVILLRGVAAGAFFAAELFIPLMMQTQRGLSVTMAGLTLAPGGLSWAFGSWLQGRPGAERYRAAMIRTGFLATAVAIGGAALVLFPAVPVWVAAVFWGIGGAGMGLAIASISVLMMKLSKPEETGGNSAALQLSDALGNVLLTGLAGVLFAALGGGAVGAADHGGAALPAGAFAAVFLTMPVVALVGAVLSGRAGAARGRA, from the coding sequence GTGACCAGCACCTCCCCGGCCGAAACGGCGGCACCCGCGCATCCGCCCCTCCCCGACGACGGCACCGGCGGGGTGCTCAGCGGCCCCTGGCGGGCGCTGACCCTCGGCATCGTGTCGGTGGTGCTGCTGCTGGCCTTCGAGGCGACGGCGGTGAACACCGCGATGCCGACGGCCGCCCAGCAGTTCGACGGCATCGGCCTGTACGCCTTCGCCTTCTCCGGGTACTTCACCACCACGCTGCTGGCGATGGTGGTCTCCGGGCAGTGGTGCGACCGCAGCGGCCCGCTCGCACCGCTGTTCAGCGGCATCGCGGTGTTCGCCGCCGGGCTGGTGACGGCCGGCACGGCGGTGAACATGTGGATGTTCGTCGCGGGCCGGGCGGTCCAGGGCCTGGGCGGCGGCCTGGTGATCGTCGCGCTGTACGTGGTGGTCGGCCGGGCGTTCCCGGAACGGCTGCGGCCGTCCGTGTTCGCGGCGTTCTCGGCGGCCTGGGTGCTGCCCTCGATCCTCGGCCCGGTGATCTCCGGCGCGGTCACCCAGCACGTCGGCTGGCGCTGGGTGTTCCTCGCCGTGCCGGTGCTGGTGCTGCTGCCGCTGGCCGTGATGGGCCCGGCGCTGCGCCGCACCGAGAAGTCCCAGCCGCCGCTGCAGGCCGGCCCGTACGACTGGCGGCGCACCCGGGACGCGGCGATGGTCGCGGTCGGCGCGGCGCTGCTGCAGTACGCGGGCCAGCGGCTCGACCCCTGGGCGCCGCTGCCCGCCGCGGCGGGGCTGGCGCTGCTCGGCCCGGCGGTGCTGCGGCTGCTGCCGCGCGGCACGCTGCGGGCGGTGCGCGGGCTGCCGACGGTGATCCTGCTGCGCGGGGTCGCGGCGGGCGCGTTCTTCGCGGCCGAGCTGTTCATCCCGCTGATGATGCAGACCCAGCGCGGGCTGTCGGTGACGATGGCGGGCCTGACGCTGGCGCCGGGCGGGCTGTCCTGGGCGTTCGGCTCCTGGCTGCAGGGGCGGCCGGGCGCGGAACGCTACCGGGCGGCGATGATCCGGACCGGTTTCCTGGCGACGGCGGTGGCGATCGGCGGGGCGGCGCTGGTGCTGTTCCCGGCGGTGCCGGTGTGGGTGGCCGCCGTCTTCTGGGGGATCGGCGGCGCCGGGATGGGCCTGGCGATCGCCAGCATCAGCGTGCTGATGATGAAGCTGTCCAAGCCGGAGGAGACCGGCGGGAACTCGGCCGCCCTGCAGCTCAGCGACGCGCTGGGCAACGTGCTGCTGACCGGTCTGGCCGGGGTGCTGTTCGCGGCGCTGGGCGGCGGCGCGGTCGGCGCGGCGGACCACGGCGGGGCGGCGCTGCCGGCGGGGGCGTTCGCCGCGGTGTTCCTGACCATGCCGGTGGTGGCCCTGGTCGGCGCGGTGCTCTCCGGCCGGGCGGGCGCCGCGCGCGGCCGGGCCTGA
- a CDS encoding xanthine dehydrogenase family protein subunit M, whose product MEHGGNLVNRTIMLPASVDEAVEALAATPGAVPVAGATDLMEAVNAGRLRPAALIGLGRITELRGWRYEDGGTAVLGAGLTHARMDRPDFAALIPALADAARTAGPPQVRNVGTLGGNVATAAPAGDTLPVLAALEATATLARAGGVRDVPISHLLTGLDPLRPGELLTWVRVPLLHAPQVFLKSTGRSGPARAAASVALVLDPARRGVRCAVGAVAPVPLRPLEAENWVAGCIDWDARGAEGAVLIDPAALAAFGEYVAGACVPEGGAHGEGAGADAARLRRTVAVLARRALGRALK is encoded by the coding sequence ATGGAGCACGGTGGGAACCTGGTGAACCGGACGATCATGTTGCCGGCCTCGGTCGACGAGGCGGTCGAAGCGCTGGCCGCCACCCCGGGGGCGGTGCCGGTGGCGGGCGCCACCGACCTGATGGAGGCCGTCAACGCCGGGCGCCTGCGGCCCGCCGCACTGATCGGACTCGGCCGGATCACCGAACTGCGCGGCTGGCGCTACGAGGACGGCGGCACCGCCGTCCTGGGCGCCGGGCTCACCCACGCCCGGATGGACCGCCCCGACTTCGCGGCGCTCATCCCCGCCCTCGCCGACGCCGCCCGCACCGCCGGCCCCCCGCAGGTGCGCAACGTCGGCACCCTCGGCGGCAACGTCGCCACCGCCGCCCCGGCCGGCGACACCCTCCCGGTGCTCGCCGCCCTGGAGGCCACCGCCACCCTCGCCCGGGCCGGCGGCGTCCGCGACGTGCCGATCAGCCACCTGCTCACCGGCCTCGACCCGCTGCGCCCCGGCGAACTGCTCACCTGGGTGCGGGTCCCGCTGCTGCACGCCCCCCAGGTGTTCCTGAAGTCCACCGGCCGCAGCGGCCCGGCCCGCGCCGCCGCCTCCGTCGCCCTCGTCCTCGACCCGGCCCGGCGCGGCGTGCGCTGCGCCGTCGGCGCCGTCGCCCCCGTCCCGCTGCGGCCGCTGGAGGCCGAGAACTGGGTGGCCGGCTGCATCGACTGGGACGCCCGCGGCGCCGAGGGCGCGGTGCTGATCGACCCCGCCGCGCTCGCCGCCTTCGGCGAGTACGTGGCCGGGGCGTGCGTCCCCGAGGGCGGGGCACACGGAGAGGGGGCGGGCGCGGACGCCGCCCGCCTGCGGCGTACCGTGGCGGTGCTGGCCCGCCGGGCACTGGGAAGGGCGCTCAAGTGA
- a CDS encoding WXG100 family type VII secretion target gives MAARTQFDNYALIPLKNMVGGSDPGRIKEVGQHWQNVQQELMQAAADLQAAIEHATANWTGKASQGFAAKGAQIQQGMTATAAHAQNTSVAMTYAGTALEQTKEVMGRIKVPSFMDRVGKTLSDGFASSDEGFKRDLASGMNRIDAVNKNAQDLSATEVAHQYAIGVMEHLGPQYTEAVKLMGDQKDGVSEPSQNFPPDPPVSVAPPGHTPPSMPNPKYPEGVPPQQPTQPTQPGQSLPGINHPGIPGIPNQPGQPVVPPATTLPAPGQLPPLHSPGTGIDGIDLPPSVGTPIGPGYGTPGGVGTLPGVGSGGGGTGGGGGIGGSGYLPGIGGSGYVPGGGGLGGGGRVAGGGLARAGGAGGGRTAGPARRARRAAASRAVPVRPGRRRGCRGWPRSRGRRRMGGGMHGGAGGGARGGAGGKSAGSGLVRKAGGTVGGAKAGGAGGRAFTEGGSGIGKGRAAGQAGASGMHGGTGGANSKKKNQGNRPDYLVEDEETWRGGEANPGVIQ, from the coding sequence ATGGCCGCAAGGACTCAGTTCGACAACTACGCCCTGATCCCGCTCAAGAACATGGTCGGCGGCTCCGACCCCGGGCGGATCAAGGAGGTCGGGCAGCACTGGCAGAACGTGCAACAGGAGCTGATGCAGGCCGCCGCGGACCTGCAGGCGGCGATCGAGCACGCCACCGCGAACTGGACCGGTAAGGCCTCGCAGGGCTTCGCCGCGAAGGGCGCGCAGATCCAGCAGGGCATGACCGCCACGGCCGCGCACGCGCAGAACACGTCGGTCGCGATGACCTACGCGGGGACGGCGCTGGAGCAGACCAAGGAGGTCATGGGCCGGATCAAGGTCCCGAGCTTCATGGACCGGGTCGGCAAGACCCTCAGCGACGGGTTCGCCTCGTCGGACGAGGGCTTCAAGCGTGACCTGGCCTCGGGCATGAACCGGATCGACGCGGTCAACAAGAACGCGCAGGACCTGTCCGCCACCGAGGTCGCGCACCAGTACGCGATCGGCGTGATGGAGCACCTCGGCCCGCAGTACACCGAGGCCGTGAAGCTCATGGGCGACCAGAAGGACGGTGTCTCGGAGCCGTCCCAGAACTTCCCGCCGGACCCGCCGGTCTCGGTCGCGCCCCCGGGCCACACCCCGCCGAGCATGCCGAACCCGAAGTACCCGGAGGGCGTCCCGCCGCAGCAGCCGACGCAGCCCACGCAGCCCGGCCAGTCGCTGCCGGGGATCAACCACCCGGGGATCCCGGGCATTCCGAACCAGCCGGGCCAGCCCGTGGTCCCCCCGGCCACGACGCTGCCCGCTCCCGGGCAGCTGCCTCCCCTGCACTCGCCGGGGACGGGGATCGACGGGATCGACCTGCCGCCTTCGGTCGGAACGCCGATCGGCCCCGGCTACGGGACGCCCGGCGGGGTCGGGACGCTGCCCGGGGTCGGCTCCGGCGGCGGCGGCACCGGCGGTGGCGGCGGGATCGGCGGCAGCGGTTACCTGCCCGGGATCGGCGGCAGCGGGTACGTGCCCGGTGGCGGCGGCCTCGGCGGTGGCGGCCGGGTCGCCGGCGGCGGGCTGGCCAGGGCCGGCGGTGCCGGTGGCGGTCGGACGGCGGGCCCGGCTCGACGGGCGCGGCGGGCCGCGGCGTCGCGGGCGGTGCCGGTGCGGCCGGGCCGGCGGCGCGGGTGCCGCGGGTGGCCGCGGAGCCGCGGGCGCCGGCGGATGGGCGGCGGCATGCACGGCGGTGCCGGTGGCGGCGCCCGGGGCGGCGCCGGCGGCAAGAGCGCCGGCAGCGGTCTGGTGCGCAAGGCCGGTGGCACGGTGGGCGGGGCCAAGGCCGGCGGTGCCGGCGGGCGGGCCTTCACCGAGGGCGGCTCGGGCATCGGGAAGGGACGTGCTGCCGGGCAGGCGGGCGCGTCCGGGATGCACGGCGGCACCGGCGGTGCGAACAGCAAGAAGAAGAACCAGGGCAACCGCCCCGACTACCTGGTCGAGGACGAGGAGACCTGGCGCGGAGGCGAGGCGAACCCCGGCGTCATCCAGTAG
- a CDS encoding S8 family serine peptidase, with product MRLTRLAGVLGATALTAGTLFAAAPVASADQVRDAQWVNQYFDFDKVWSVTKGEGVTVAVIDSGVNANHLDLAGSLLPGYDPDGNGRETKPTDEHGTGMASLIAAHGHGSGEGMVGLAPGAKIMPIYRGDAGTIQDGIKWAVDHGAKVINISQVTTTSGPADFADAVAYALQHKVLIVAGAGNDAGPVRTPANTPGILAVGAVDKNQQVWAKSNYGPELMLTAPGVDIVMAGTGAGTCTTQYCKADGTSDATAYVSAAAALVFAKYPDLTPGQVANRLVKTAVAPAGAAKLPDAHYGYGIVQPYQALTANIPAGSAQGPLAAAGAEAAPSAGAETTKDAGSGGAGTGKVPSPDGLPNVKQSSGSSSLPLVLGIAGALLVLLVVVIALVVASSRRRGRAQLPPQAGAPGPYGAQPGWPPAQPQYGQPGQQPYGQPGQQPYGQQPYAQPGQPSYGQPGQQPPPPYGYPPQQQPPQDNPYQGGNQSR from the coding sequence ATGAGGCTGACCAGACTGGCGGGTGTGCTCGGTGCGACGGCCCTGACGGCGGGCACGCTGTTCGCGGCGGCGCCGGTGGCGTCGGCGGACCAGGTGCGGGACGCGCAGTGGGTCAACCAGTACTTCGACTTCGACAAGGTGTGGTCGGTCACCAAGGGCGAGGGCGTGACCGTCGCGGTGATCGACAGCGGGGTGAACGCGAACCACCTGGACCTGGCCGGGTCGCTGCTCCCCGGGTACGACCCGGACGGCAACGGCCGTGAGACCAAGCCGACCGACGAGCACGGGACGGGCATGGCGAGCCTGATCGCCGCCCACGGCCACGGCAGCGGCGAGGGCATGGTCGGCCTCGCGCCCGGCGCCAAGATCATGCCGATCTACCGGGGTGACGCCGGGACGATCCAGGACGGCATCAAGTGGGCGGTCGACCACGGTGCCAAGGTCATCAACATCTCCCAGGTCACGACCACGAGCGGACCGGCCGACTTCGCCGACGCGGTGGCCTACGCGCTCCAGCACAAGGTGCTGATCGTGGCGGGCGCGGGCAACGACGCCGGCCCGGTCCGCACCCCGGCCAACACCCCCGGGATACTGGCGGTCGGCGCGGTGGACAAGAACCAGCAGGTCTGGGCGAAGTCGAACTACGGCCCCGAACTCATGCTGACCGCACCGGGCGTGGACATCGTGATGGCCGGCACCGGCGCGGGCACCTGCACCACGCAGTACTGCAAGGCCGACGGCACCTCGGACGCCACCGCGTACGTCTCCGCCGCGGCGGCCCTGGTGTTCGCCAAGTACCCCGACCTGACGCCGGGCCAGGTGGCGAACCGTTTGGTGAAGACGGCCGTCGCCCCCGCCGGAGCCGCCAAGCTGCCGGACGCCCACTACGGCTACGGCATCGTCCAGCCGTACCAGGCGCTGACCGCGAACATCCCGGCCGGGTCGGCGCAGGGCCCGCTGGCCGCCGCCGGTGCCGAGGCCGCCCCGTCCGCCGGGGCCGAGACCACGAAGGACGCGGGCAGCGGCGGCGCGGGCACCGGCAAGGTCCCCTCCCCGGACGGACTGCCGAACGTCAAGCAGTCCTCGGGGTCGTCGTCCCTGCCGCTGGTCCTGGGCATCGCCGGTGCCCTGCTGGTGCTGCTCGTCGTGGTGATCGCGCTCGTCGTGGCGAGCAGCCGCAGGCGCGGCCGCGCACAACTGCCGCCGCAGGCCGGCGCCCCGGGCCCGTACGGAGCCCAGCCGGGGTGGCCCCCGGCCCAGCCGCAGTACGGCCAGCCCGGGCAGCAGCCGTACGGCCAACCCGGCCAGCAGCCGTACGGGCAGCAGCCGTACGCTCAGCCCGGGCAGCCGTCGTACGGCCAGCCGGGGCAGCAGCCCCCGCCGCCGTACGGCTACCCGCCCCAGCAGCAGCCGCCCCAGGACAATCCCTACCAGGGCGGAAACCAATCGCGTTGA
- a CDS encoding xanthine dehydrogenase family protein molybdopterin-binding subunit: protein MTSATELPAAAPADHETGTTGLGTSPLRTDALPKALGIYPYAADLWAEGLLWGAVLRSPHPHARIVSVDTAPALAIPGVHAVVTAADLPPGPDGSPDGAPAGQVAADRPVLAAGVVRHHGEPVAAVAADHPDTARLAAAAILVEYEPLEPVTDPEAAFHAPPLHPDGNLLRHLPLRTGDPDAVGEIVVEGLYQVGRQDPAPIGAEAGLAVPRPDGGVELHLSSTDPHGDRDRTAACLGIDPDRVRLVVTGVPGATSDREDLSFQVTLALLALRTGRPVKMALTRAESFQAHATRHPALLRYRHHADAEGRLVKVEAQILLDGGAYADVSAEALASAVAFSVGPYTCPNVFVDAWAVRTNNPPAGRMRGEGALQTCFAHESQLDQIARQLGVDPVEIRRRNAMATGDPLPTGQAVTCPAPVRALLDALDATALPALPLDDPEADWLLPGGPGGAGDPTAVRRGIGYAVGMVHMLGAEGEDEVATATVRVSGDHATVICAAVDSGQGFATLARQIVQSVLGVSEVYIAPVDSDQSAAGPSARGRHTWVSGGAVERAALMVRHQMLQPIAADFGMSVELLTINDGKITSYDGVLGMPVGEALEGRELWATAQCRPHPTEPLDPETGQGDAFVSIAFCAMRAVVDVDIELGAVRVVDVTVAQEVGRALNPRQIEDRIEGAVAQGVGLALLENLRTEGGVPVNASLTGYRLPTALDTPDVRIAALLEERDVVAPFGAKAVSAVPAVVAPAAVAAAVRAATGLPVGRLPILPEDATVLA, encoded by the coding sequence ATGACCTCCGCCACCGAGCTCCCGGCGGCCGCCCCCGCGGACCACGAGACCGGCACCACCGGCCTCGGCACCTCCCCGCTGCGCACCGACGCCCTCCCCAAGGCCCTGGGCATCTACCCGTACGCCGCCGACCTGTGGGCCGAGGGGCTGCTGTGGGGCGCCGTGCTGCGCTCCCCGCACCCGCACGCCCGGATCGTCTCGGTGGACACCGCCCCCGCCCTCGCCATCCCCGGCGTGCACGCCGTGGTCACCGCCGCCGACCTGCCCCCGGGCCCCGACGGCAGCCCCGACGGCGCCCCCGCCGGCCAGGTCGCCGCCGACCGCCCGGTGCTCGCCGCCGGCGTCGTGCGCCACCACGGCGAACCCGTCGCCGCCGTCGCCGCCGACCACCCCGACACCGCCCGGCTGGCCGCCGCCGCGATCCTGGTCGAGTACGAGCCGCTGGAGCCCGTCACCGACCCCGAGGCCGCCTTCCACGCCCCCCCGCTGCACCCCGACGGCAACCTGCTGCGCCACCTGCCGCTGCGCACCGGGGACCCGGACGCGGTCGGCGAGATCGTCGTCGAGGGCCTCTACCAGGTCGGCCGGCAGGACCCGGCCCCGATCGGCGCCGAGGCCGGGCTCGCCGTGCCCCGCCCCGACGGCGGCGTCGAACTGCACCTGTCCTCCACCGACCCGCACGGCGACCGCGACCGCACCGCCGCCTGCCTGGGCATCGATCCCGACCGGGTCCGGCTGGTCGTCACCGGCGTCCCCGGCGCCACCAGCGACCGCGAGGACCTCTCCTTCCAGGTCACCCTGGCGCTGCTCGCGCTGCGCACCGGCCGGCCGGTCAAGATGGCGCTCACCCGCGCCGAGTCCTTCCAGGCCCACGCCACCCGGCACCCCGCCCTGCTGCGCTACCGCCACCACGCCGACGCCGAGGGCCGGCTGGTCAAGGTCGAGGCGCAGATCCTGCTCGACGGCGGCGCCTACGCCGACGTCTCCGCCGAGGCGCTGGCCTCCGCCGTCGCCTTCTCGGTCGGCCCCTACACCTGCCCCAACGTGTTCGTCGACGCCTGGGCGGTGCGCACCAACAACCCGCCGGCCGGCCGGATGCGCGGCGAGGGCGCCCTGCAGACCTGCTTCGCCCACGAGTCGCAGCTCGACCAGATCGCCCGGCAGCTCGGCGTCGACCCGGTGGAGATCCGCCGCCGCAACGCCATGGCCACCGGCGACCCGCTGCCCACCGGACAGGCCGTCACCTGCCCCGCCCCGGTGCGGGCGCTGCTCGACGCGCTCGACGCGACGGCGCTGCCCGCCCTCCCGCTGGACGACCCGGAGGCCGACTGGCTGCTGCCCGGCGGCCCCGGCGGCGCGGGCGACCCCACCGCGGTGCGGCGCGGCATCGGCTACGCGGTGGGCATGGTGCACATGCTCGGCGCCGAGGGCGAGGACGAGGTCGCCACCGCCACCGTCCGGGTCTCCGGCGACCACGCCACCGTGATCTGCGCGGCCGTCGACTCCGGGCAGGGCTTCGCCACCCTGGCCCGGCAGATCGTCCAGTCGGTGCTCGGGGTCAGCGAGGTGTACATCGCGCCCGTCGACTCCGACCAGTCCGCGGCCGGCCCGTCCGCCCGCGGCCGGCACACCTGGGTGTCCGGCGGCGCCGTCGAGCGGGCCGCGCTGATGGTCCGCCACCAGATGCTGCAGCCGATCGCCGCCGACTTCGGCATGTCCGTCGAACTGCTCACCATCAACGACGGGAAGATCACCAGCTACGACGGCGTGCTCGGCATGCCGGTCGGCGAGGCCCTGGAGGGCCGCGAGCTCTGGGCCACCGCCCAGTGCCGGCCGCACCCCACCGAGCCGCTCGACCCGGAGACCGGGCAGGGCGACGCGTTCGTCTCCATCGCGTTCTGCGCGATGCGGGCCGTCGTCGACGTCGACATCGAGCTCGGCGCCGTCCGGGTCGTCGACGTCACCGTCGCCCAGGAGGTCGGTCGGGCGCTCAACCCCCGGCAGATCGAGGACCGGATCGAGGGCGCGGTCGCCCAGGGCGTCGGGCTCGCGCTGCTGGAGAACCTGCGCACCGAGGGCGGCGTACCCGTCAACGCCTCGCTCACCGGCTACCGGCTGCCCACCGCGCTGGACACCCCCGACGTCCGGATCGCCGCCCTGCTGGAGGAGCGCGACGTGGTCGCCCCGTTCGGCGCCAAGGCGGTCAGCGCGGTGCCCGCCGTGGTCGCCCCCGCCGCGGTCGCCGCCGCCGTCCGGGCCGCCACCGGGCTGCCGGTCGGGCGGCTGCCGATCCTGCCGGAGGACGCCACCGTCCTGGCCTGA
- a CDS encoding multidrug efflux SMR transporter, translating to MAWVVLIVAGVLETGWAVALEASKGFSRLVPSVVFAVALALSMGGLAYAMRSIPLGTGYAVWVGIGAVGTAVYGMAAMGDAVSAARITCLVLILSGVVGLKVLH from the coding sequence ATGGCCTGGGTGGTTCTGATCGTCGCCGGAGTGCTGGAGACCGGGTGGGCGGTGGCACTGGAGGCGTCCAAGGGGTTCTCCCGACTGGTGCCGAGCGTGGTGTTCGCGGTGGCGCTGGCGCTCTCGATGGGCGGCCTGGCGTACGCGATGCGGTCGATCCCGCTGGGCACGGGGTACGCCGTGTGGGTGGGCATCGGCGCGGTGGGCACCGCGGTGTACGGGATGGCGGCGATGGGGGACGCGGTGAGCGCGGCCCGGATCACCTGCCTGGTGCTGATCCTGTCCGGAGTGGTCGGGCTCAAGGTGCTGCACTGA